AGTGACGCACGGCCGCGGAGGCACGGAGAGCGCCGTACGCGCGGCCGCCCTCGCACGGCTCTCCTCCCCCGTTCCTGCGCCGGCCGCCGACCCCGGCCCTTCGCCGGCCCGTACTCCCCCACCCGCGATCCCCCACCCATGGAGCAAGCAGTGACCCACCCGTACCAGGACCCCCGGCGCAGCATCACCGAGCGCGTGGCCGACCTGTTGGCGCGCATGACCGTCCAGGAGAAGGCCGGACTGCTCTTCCACCACGTCATCGGCATCGGCGACCGGCCCGCACCCGCCGGGCGCACCGCCGAGCAGATGATGTCCGAGAGCCTGATGTCCCACTTCAACCTGCTCGGAGCCGGCAGTCCGCGCCAGATGGCCGACCTGCACAACCATGTCCAGCAGTTGGCCGCCGACACCCGCCTCGGCATTCCGGTCACCCTCTCCACCGACCCCCGCCACGCCTTCACCGACAACCCGGGCACCGCGATGCTGGCCGGCCCGTTCTCCCAGTGGCCGGAGTCGCTGGGCCTCGCCGCTGTCGGCGACGCCGAACTCGTACGGCGGTACGCGGACACCGTGCGCCGCGAGTACCTGGCCGTCGGCCTGCGTGTCGCCCTGCACCCGCAGATCGACCTGGCGACCGAGCCCCGCTGGGCGCGCGGCTCGGGCACGTTCGGCGAGGACGCCGATCTGACGTCGCGACTCGTCGCCGCCTACATCGAGGGACTGAGCGGACCGGGCGACGGCCTCGGCGCCGACAGTGTCGCCGCGATGGTCAAGCACTTCCCCGGAGGCGGGCCGCAGAAGGACGGCGAGGATCCGCACTTCCCCTACGGCAAGGAGCAGATCTACCCCGGCGGCTTCTTCGACTACCACCTCAAGCCCTTCAAGGCCGCCATCGCCGCGGGCGCCACCCAGGTCATGCCGTACTACGGCATGCCCGTCGGCACCGAGCACGAGGAGGTCGGCTTCGGCTTCAACCGCGGCATCATCACCGGGCTGCTGCGCGAGAAGCTGGGCTTCGACGGCATCGTCTGCACCGACTGGGGTCTTGTCACCGACCAGCTGGTCATGGGCGAACCGCACCTGGCGCGGGCCTGGGGTGTGGAGGACCTCTCCCCCGCCGAGCGGCTGCTGAAGATCCTGCACGCGGGCGCCGACCAGGTCGGCGGCGAGTCCTGCCCCGAACTGATCGTTGACCTGGTGCGCGCGGGCCGGCTCGAGGAGTCGCGGCTCGACGTCTCCGTGGTCCGGCTGCTCGGCGAGAAGTTCCGCCTGGGCCTGTTCGACGACCGGCGCTACGTCGATCCCGACGCCGCCGAGGAGACCGTCGGCCACGCCGACTTCCACGCCGCCGGCAAGGTCGCCCAGCGCCGCTCGGCCACCCTGCTCAAGAGCGGCCCGCTGCCCCTGTCCGGCAGGCCCCGTCTCTACGTCGAGGGCGTCGATCCGACGACGGCCGCCGAGTACGCCGACATAGTCGACGACCCTGCCGACGCCGACTTCGCGGTGCTGCGCCTGACCACGCCGTACGAACCCCGGCCCGGACTGTTCGAGTCCTTCTTCCACGCCGGCCGTCTCGACTTCCCCGAGGAACGCCTCAAGGAGATCCTCCGCCTGCTCGACGCCGTACCCACCGTCGTGGCGATCCATCTGGAACGCCCGGCCGTCATCCCCGAGATCGCCGACCGCTCGGCGGCGCTCCTCGCCGTCTACGGCACCGGCGACCGCGCCCTGCTCGACCTCCTGTTCGGCCGGGCCGTACCGGAGGGCTCGCTGCCCTTCCAACTCCCGCGCTCCATGACCGAGGTCGAGGCCGGACACCCCGACGTGCCCCAGGAGAGCACCGACCCGCTCTACCCCTTCGGCCACGGCCTGCGCTACGCGGCCGACGCATGAGGCCGTGGGCGTCGAGGCATCCGGACCACACGTCGAACGCCTTGCTCAGCAGGGGCCGGACGCGCTGCCTGGGCATCGGCCGCCTTCCTTCCGCACCCAGCTGCCCGCCCGTGCCCGCGCCTTGCGTCCGGCTTGGACCTGGGGTTTCTGGGCACACGGGACACGCACCCGGCTGGTCGGCCCAAGGAGAGAGCATGGCGAAGGACTCACCGTTGAAAGCTGTCGGATGGGCGCGCTCGTTGCCGGTGAGCAGCGGGGTGAAAGTCGCCAGGGAGTGGACGCGTCAGCATGTGGCCACGCTCGGCTGGTCGCAGACGGCACCGGATCTGGTGGATTCGATTCTGCTGGCGGTGTCCGAGCTGGTCACCAACGCCCACGTGCACGCCGGTAGTGCGGCACAGCTGATCCTCACCTGGGACGAGGAGTGCTTGCACGTCACCGTGCATGACTCCTCGCCTCACCTGCCCGAGCCGCGCGACCCGGGCAACAGCGCCCCAGGAGGGCGCGGTCTGCTGCTGGTCGATGCCGTCGCCGACAAGTGGGAGGCCTATCGCTGCCCCCGCGGCAAGAGCGTCACCGCCTGCTTTCAGGCACCCACGTCCGCCGCGCCCGGAGCGATCGGCTCAGGATGAGAGGCCCGGTGCC
The sequence above is a segment of the Streptomyces asoensis genome. Coding sequences within it:
- a CDS encoding glycoside hydrolase family 3 protein, with the protein product MEQAVTHPYQDPRRSITERVADLLARMTVQEKAGLLFHHVIGIGDRPAPAGRTAEQMMSESLMSHFNLLGAGSPRQMADLHNHVQQLAADTRLGIPVTLSTDPRHAFTDNPGTAMLAGPFSQWPESLGLAAVGDAELVRRYADTVRREYLAVGLRVALHPQIDLATEPRWARGSGTFGEDADLTSRLVAAYIEGLSGPGDGLGADSVAAMVKHFPGGGPQKDGEDPHFPYGKEQIYPGGFFDYHLKPFKAAIAAGATQVMPYYGMPVGTEHEEVGFGFNRGIITGLLREKLGFDGIVCTDWGLVTDQLVMGEPHLARAWGVEDLSPAERLLKILHAGADQVGGESCPELIVDLVRAGRLEESRLDVSVVRLLGEKFRLGLFDDRRYVDPDAAEETVGHADFHAAGKVAQRRSATLLKSGPLPLSGRPRLYVEGVDPTTAAEYADIVDDPADADFAVLRLTTPYEPRPGLFESFFHAGRLDFPEERLKEILRLLDAVPTVVAIHLERPAVIPEIADRSAALLAVYGTGDRALLDLLFGRAVPEGSLPFQLPRSMTEVEAGHPDVPQESTDPLYPFGHGLRYAADA
- a CDS encoding ATP-binding protein, with protein sequence MAKDSPLKAVGWARSLPVSSGVKVAREWTRQHVATLGWSQTAPDLVDSILLAVSELVTNAHVHAGSAAQLILTWDEECLHVTVHDSSPHLPEPRDPGNSAPGGRGLLLVDAVADKWEAYRCPRGKSVTACFQAPTSAAPGAIGSG